In a single window of the Agromyces sp. H17E-10 genome:
- the pdhA gene encoding pyruvate dehydrogenase (acetyl-transferring) E1 component subunit alpha, producing MTPSDRDATGLLTRPDPFVQLITPTGERVRDDAYDPWVRDIDLDVLAKLYRDMVVVRRLDTEATALQRQGELGLWPPLAGQEAAQIGSARALRDDDFVFSSYREHAVAWVRDVQPAELLSVWRGTAASGWNPYEHNMAVPQIIIGAQALHATGYAMGARWEGTDTAAIAYFGDGATSEGDVNEALVFAASFDAPVVFFCQNNQWAISEPVDLQSKQPIARRADGFGMPGIRVDGNDVLAVLAATRIALDRARRGEGPTFIEAVTYRIGPHTTADDPTRYRTEPEVAEWRERDPITRVLALLEASGVDVEGLQREVSAEADRVAADLRAAITTLADPEPLTVFDHVYAEPNSHIDRQRDHYARYLAMFDDAGTEGGAR from the coding sequence ATGACCCCATCCGACCGAGACGCCACGGGGCTGTTGACCCGCCCCGATCCGTTCGTCCAGCTGATCACCCCGACGGGCGAGCGCGTGCGCGACGACGCCTACGACCCGTGGGTGCGCGACATCGACCTCGACGTGCTCGCGAAGCTCTATCGCGACATGGTCGTGGTTCGCAGGCTCGACACCGAGGCGACCGCCCTGCAGCGCCAGGGCGAGCTGGGCCTGTGGCCGCCGCTCGCAGGGCAGGAGGCCGCGCAGATCGGCTCGGCCCGGGCCCTCCGCGACGACGACTTCGTCTTCTCGAGCTACCGCGAGCACGCGGTCGCGTGGGTGCGCGACGTGCAGCCCGCCGAGCTCCTGAGCGTCTGGCGCGGCACCGCGGCGAGCGGATGGAACCCGTACGAGCACAACATGGCCGTGCCGCAGATCATCATCGGTGCGCAGGCGCTGCACGCGACCGGCTACGCCATGGGCGCCCGCTGGGAGGGCACCGACACCGCGGCGATCGCCTACTTCGGCGACGGCGCGACGAGCGAGGGCGACGTCAACGAAGCCCTCGTGTTCGCGGCGAGCTTCGACGCTCCCGTCGTGTTCTTCTGCCAGAACAACCAGTGGGCGATCTCCGAGCCCGTCGACCTGCAGTCGAAGCAGCCGATCGCGCGCCGCGCCGACGGCTTCGGCATGCCCGGCATCCGGGTCGACGGCAATGACGTGCTCGCCGTGCTCGCCGCGACGCGCATCGCGCTCGATCGCGCTCGCCGGGGCGAGGGCCCGACGTTCATCGAGGCCGTCACCTACCGGATCGGCCCGCACACGACCGCCGACGACCCCACGCGCTACCGCACCGAGCCCGAAGTGGCCGAGTGGCGCGAGCGCGACCCGATCACGCGCGTGCTCGCCCTGCTCGAGGCGTCGGGCGTCGATGTCGAGGGCCTGCAACGGGAGGTCTCGGCCGAAGCCGATCGCGTCGCCGCCGACCTGCGAGCCGCGATCACGACGCTCGCCGACCCCGAGCCGCTCACCGTGTTCGACCACGTCTACGCGGAGCCGAACAGCCACATCGACCGTCAGCGCGACCACTACGCGCGATACCTCGCGATGTTCGACGACGCGGGCACCGAGGGGGGTGCGCGATGA